A portion of the Rhinopithecus roxellana isolate Shanxi Qingling chromosome 19, ASM756505v1, whole genome shotgun sequence genome contains these proteins:
- the CCDC43 gene encoding coiled-coil domain-containing protein 43 isoform X2: MRRLASSRKHKTLKPAGTGRLGCALCTNGPGLPLQACAVDLRRGPSGSAVGAPGAGRTLTPRWRRPAEVAAVAPGEGDGGGGGGGFGSWLDGRLEALGVDRAVYGAYILGVLREEEEEEKLDALQGILSAFLEEDSLLNICKEIVERWSETQNVVTKVKKEDEVQAIATLIEKQAQIVVKPRMVSEEEKQRKAALLAQYADVTDEEDSIPKHQCGRCP; the protein is encoded by the exons ATGCGAAGACTCGCTTCATCCAGAAAGCACAAAACTCTCAAGCCAGCCGGCACCGGGCGCCTGGGATGCGCTCTCTGCACAAACGGTCCTGGGCTCCCTCTTCAGGCATGCGCGGTGGACCTGCGGCGCGGCCCGTCAGGCAGTGCGGTAGGCGCCCCAGGGGCTGGCAGGACCCTGACCCCAAGATGGCGGCGCCCAGCCGAAGTGGCTGCGGTAGCCCCTGGCGAAGGCGAtggcggaggcggaggcggcgGTTTTGGCTCCTGGCTGGACGGACGGTTGGAGGCACTGGGAGTGGACCGAGCCGTTTACGGAGCCTACATCTTGGGTGTCCtgcgggaggaggaggaagaagagaagctgGACGCTCTTCAGGGGATCCTCTCTGCTTTCCTG GAAGAAGATTCCCTCCTTAATATCTGCAAGGAGATTGTGGAACGATGGTCAGAAACTCAGAATGTTGTCACCAAAGTGAAAAAAGAAG ATGAAGTACAGGCCATTGCCACCCTAATTGAGAAGCAGGCACAAATTGTGGTAAAGCCAAGGATGGTGTCAGAagaggagaagcagagaaaagctgcCCTCCTGGCCCAGTATGCTGATGTGACAGATGAAGAGGA TTCTATTCCGAAACACCAATGTGGAAGATGTCCTTAA
- the CCDC43 gene encoding coiled-coil domain-containing protein 43 isoform X1, with translation MRRLASSRKHKTLKPAGTGRLGCALCTNGPGLPLQACAVDLRRGPSGSAVGAPGAGRTLTPRWRRPAEVAAVAPGEGDGGGGGGGFGSWLDGRLEALGVDRAVYGAYILGVLREEEEEEKLDALQGILSAFLEEDSLLNICKEIVERWSETQNVVTKVKKEDEVQAIATLIEKQAQIVVKPRMVSEEEKQRKAALLAQYADVTDEEDEADEKDDSGATTMNIGSDKLLFRNTNVEDVLNARKLERDSLRDESQRKKEQDKLQRERDKLAKQERKEKEKKRTQRGERKR, from the exons ATGCGAAGACTCGCTTCATCCAGAAAGCACAAAACTCTCAAGCCAGCCGGCACCGGGCGCCTGGGATGCGCTCTCTGCACAAACGGTCCTGGGCTCCCTCTTCAGGCATGCGCGGTGGACCTGCGGCGCGGCCCGTCAGGCAGTGCGGTAGGCGCCCCAGGGGCTGGCAGGACCCTGACCCCAAGATGGCGGCGCCCAGCCGAAGTGGCTGCGGTAGCCCCTGGCGAAGGCGAtggcggaggcggaggcggcgGTTTTGGCTCCTGGCTGGACGGACGGTTGGAGGCACTGGGAGTGGACCGAGCCGTTTACGGAGCCTACATCTTGGGTGTCCtgcgggaggaggaggaagaagagaagctgGACGCTCTTCAGGGGATCCTCTCTGCTTTCCTG GAAGAAGATTCCCTCCTTAATATCTGCAAGGAGATTGTGGAACGATGGTCAGAAACTCAGAATGTTGTCACCAAAGTGAAAAAAGAAG ATGAAGTACAGGCCATTGCCACCCTAATTGAGAAGCAGGCACAAATTGTGGTAAAGCCAAGGATGGTGTCAGAagaggagaagcagagaaaagctgcCCTCCTGGCCCAGTATGCTGATGTGACAGATGAAGAGGA TGAAGCAGATGAGAAGGATGATTCAGGTGCTACCACAATGAACATTGGTTCTGACAAAC TTCTATTCCGAAACACCAATGTGGAAGATGTCCTTAATGCCCGAAAACTGGAGCGAGACTCACTTCGGGATGAGTCCCAAAGGAAGAAGGAACAGGACAAGctgcagagggagagagacaaacTAGCCAAGCAGGAGcgcaaggaaaaggaaaagaaaaggacacagagaggggagcgAAAGCGATAA